The Nostoc sp. 'Lobaria pulmonaria (5183) cyanobiont' genome window below encodes:
- a CDS encoding TonB-dependent siderophore receptor, protein MKPKQLSQILLLTSSVWLFCAMSVTAQEIAKSQIQSKSIASLLRKSRIIREITQLNQIELPNTSARMLVQSPAPNVPPYQEKIEGGVIQVTGVQAKPTQKGVEVILQTTGGDKLQITNRSAENNFIADIPNAQLRLPNGDAFTFRSQKPAEGITVITVTNLDANTIRVTVAGESGLPTVELFDSDEGLIFGLTPAATAMQPPQQPEGEQPTSETPQEKPSVQEDEPIELVVTGEQDGYRVPNASTATKTDTPLRDIPQSIQVVPQQVIRDQQATRIEDALKNVPGVTQRSGLYSSATNFTIRGFDASDSGNVLRDGLFDSAGGVTGQGFGTDLFNIDRVEVLKGPASVLYGSAAPGGTVNLVTKKPLRDPFYQVEATIGNYDFYSGRVDLSGPLNDSKSVLYRLNVGYENSGSFINFFDRQSLSISPSLSFRLGDRTNLTLQGEYASIDAGSYVGLPTVGTVFPNPNGKIPRSFNSGEPSDFVRTENSRVGYRLEHQFSDNWSLRNAFQVKFSTLDVDAVVARSLDSDNRTLNRIRVTNEGDGETYILTTDLIGNFSTGSIKHQLLVGFDWNSDNTTYTRRSRGTGVPSLDIFDPIYNQPQAEEPFEIDFSSNYGSDSLGIYIQDIVSLTSNLKLLLGLRYDTQDYNFRDLTSDFRYSQADSAFSPRVGIVYQPIPPISLYASYARSFTPSLFGNSVDGRPFKPGRGTQYEVGVKADLSNRLSATLAFYDLTRTNVSTDDPNNLGFSIQTGEQRSRGIEFNIGGEILPGLNVIAGYSYIDAQITKDNVFPVGNRLNDVPYNSFNLWTTYQIQQGSLQGLGFGLGLFYVGERQGDLDNTPTYVLPSYFRTDAAIFYQRGRYRAALNFTNLFNVNYFEGIGDFELIAGAPFTVRGTISWEF, encoded by the coding sequence ATGAAACCAAAGCAGTTATCGCAAATTTTATTATTAACAAGTTCGGTTTGGCTTTTTTGTGCAATGAGCGTAACGGCTCAAGAAATAGCAAAGTCACAAATACAGAGTAAATCTATTGCATCCTTGCTACGTAAATCCCGAATAATTAGAGAGATTACCCAACTCAATCAGATAGAGCTTCCTAATACTAGTGCCAGAATGCTAGTACAGTCACCAGCACCAAATGTTCCCCCTTATCAAGAGAAGATTGAGGGGGGTGTAATCCAAGTGACGGGAGTGCAAGCTAAACCTACCCAGAAAGGTGTGGAGGTAATTTTACAGACGACTGGTGGAGACAAACTGCAAATTACAAATCGCAGTGCTGAGAATAACTTTATCGCTGATATACCTAATGCTCAATTGCGTTTACCTAATGGTGATGCTTTCACATTCCGTTCGCAAAAGCCAGCTGAGGGTATTACTGTGATAACCGTTACAAACCTTGATGCTAATACTATCAGGGTGACAGTGGCGGGTGAATCAGGATTGCCAACTGTTGAGTTATTTGACAGTGATGAAGGATTGATTTTTGGTTTGACACCTGCTGCAACAGCAATGCAACCACCACAGCAGCCTGAAGGTGAACAGCCAACGAGTGAAACACCGCAGGAGAAACCATCAGTCCAGGAAGATGAGCCGATTGAGTTGGTGGTGACGGGAGAGCAAGATGGGTATCGCGTCCCGAATGCCAGCACTGCAACGAAAACAGACACCCCCCTGCGTGACATTCCCCAATCGATTCAAGTCGTCCCGCAGCAGGTGATTCGCGATCAGCAAGCGACCCGTATAGAAGATGCTCTCAAAAATGTCCCTGGTGTTACTCAAAGGAGCGGGCTTTATTCCTCGGCAACTAATTTTACAATTCGTGGCTTTGATGCGAGTGACTCAGGGAATGTTCTCAGGGATGGGTTGTTTGATTCGGCGGGCGGTGTGACTGGGCAAGGGTTCGGAACCGACCTATTTAATATTGATAGAGTAGAAGTTCTTAAAGGTCCAGCTTCAGTGCTGTATGGTTCTGCTGCTCCAGGTGGAACAGTTAATCTTGTCACTAAGAAGCCACTTCGTGACCCTTTTTACCAGGTAGAGGCAACGATCGGAAATTATGATTTCTACAGTGGAAGGGTTGATTTATCAGGACCCTTAAATGATTCTAAATCAGTTCTCTACAGACTAAATGTCGGCTACGAGAACTCTGGTAGTTTTATCAATTTTTTTGATAGACAATCCCTGAGTATTTCACCTAGCCTGAGTTTTAGGCTTGGCGATCGCACCAACTTAACGTTACAGGGAGAGTATGCCAGCATTGATGCTGGATCGTATGTCGGTCTACCGACTGTCGGCACTGTTTTTCCCAATCCAAATGGTAAAATTCCCCGCAGTTTCAACTCTGGTGAACCTAGTGACTTTGTCCGCACAGAGAACAGTAGAGTTGGGTACAGATTAGAACATCAATTCAGCGACAATTGGTCGCTACGCAACGCCTTCCAAGTAAAATTTTCGACACTTGATGTAGACGCTGTTGTTGCTAGAAGCCTGGATTCTGATAATCGAACCCTCAATCGTATTCGTGTAACTAATGAAGGTGATGGCGAAACCTATATCTTGACAACAGACCTGATTGGGAATTTCTCTACTGGCTCAATCAAACACCAATTGCTCGTTGGGTTTGATTGGAATAGTGATAATACAACATATACACGAAGGAGCAGGGGGACGGGGGTTCCGTCACTTGATATATTTGACCCTATCTATAATCAACCGCAAGCAGAAGAACCTTTTGAAATCGACTTTAGCAGTAATTACGGAAGCGATTCACTTGGGATTTATATTCAAGATATAGTGAGCCTAACAAGCAATCTGAAATTGCTACTGGGTTTGCGCTACGACACTCAGGACTACAACTTTCGGGATCTGACTAGTGATTTCAGATATAGTCAAGCTGATAGTGCATTCTCCCCACGAGTCGGCATCGTTTATCAGCCCATACCACCAATTTCACTCTATGCCAGTTATGCCCGTTCCTTTACCCCAAGCCTATTTGGAAATTCAGTCGATGGGCGTCCATTTAAACCAGGGCGAGGAACTCAATATGAAGTGGGAGTGAAAGCAGATTTAAGCAACCGACTTTCAGCCACCCTTGCCTTCTATGACTTGACCCGCACTAACGTTTCAACCGATGACCCAAACAATTTGGGCTTCTCGATTCAAACGGGTGAACAACGCAGCCGAGGCATTGAATTTAATATTGGGGGTGAAATCTTACCGGGATTGAATGTTATTGCAGGCTATTCTTACATTGATGCCCAAATCACTAAAGACAACGTCTTTCCTGTGGGTAATCGTTTGAATGATGTCCCATACAATTCGTTCAACCTCTGGACAACCTATCAAATTCAACAGGGTTCACTGCAAGGCTTGGGGTTTGGCCTGGGATTATTCTATGTAGGGGAGCGCCAAGGAGATTTAGACAATACTCCGACCTATGTGTTACCCAGCTACTTCCGCACCGATGCCGCAATTTTTTACCAACGAGGTCGATATCGGGCTGCGCTCAACTTCACGAACTTATTCAACGTGAACTATTTTGAAGGCATTGGTGATTTTGAGCTAATTGCCGGCGCACCATTCACGGTTCGGGGAACCATTTCTTGGGAATTTTGA
- a CDS encoding LLM class flavin-dependent oxidoreductase: MEFSLFYFSGDGSKIESNKYNLLIESAKFADKNNFSAVWTPERHFHAFGGLYPSPSLTCTALAMVTKQIQLRAGSVVMPLHNPARVAEEWSVVDNLSNGRVAIGFASGWTIDDFVLSTESHANRKETMWRGIQTVQKLWEGEQVELKDATGKSFNVKTFPRPIQPKLPTWIVCQSSATFIEAGKIGANILTSLLGATLEEVAPQISLYRQSLEQHGYDPNAGKVAMMIHTFLGEDFDTIKEAAREPFYNYLKTHIELLENLAKNAGINVDLKKFTEADMNSLLRFAYEGWLKGRTLIGSKTTCMEMIERLKNAGVDEVACLIDFNDNFDDVMTSLPYLKDLKNMCNLEKEKMMSLS, from the coding sequence ATGGAATTTAGTTTATTTTATTTTTCTGGAGATGGTTCAAAAATTGAAAGTAACAAGTATAATTTATTAATAGAAAGTGCAAAATTTGCAGATAAAAATAATTTCTCTGCTGTTTGGACTCCAGAGAGGCATTTTCACGCGTTTGGAGGACTTTATCCTAGCCCATCCTTAACTTGTACAGCACTGGCAATGGTTACCAAGCAAATTCAATTGCGCGCTGGTAGTGTTGTTATGCCACTTCATAATCCAGCACGAGTAGCTGAAGAGTGGTCTGTAGTTGATAATCTTTCAAATGGTAGAGTTGCAATTGGTTTTGCATCAGGTTGGACGATAGATGACTTTGTACTTTCTACTGAAAGTCATGCCAACCGTAAAGAAACGATGTGGCGTGGAATTCAGACAGTCCAAAAGCTTTGGGAAGGTGAACAAGTTGAACTCAAAGATGCGACTGGAAAAAGTTTCAATGTGAAAACTTTCCCACGACCAATACAGCCCAAGCTACCGACTTGGATTGTGTGTCAATCTTCAGCGACATTTATTGAAGCTGGCAAAATTGGTGCTAATATACTCACTTCTCTATTAGGAGCAACTTTAGAGGAAGTTGCTCCACAAATATCATTATATCGCCAATCGTTGGAACAACATGGTTATGACCCTAATGCAGGGAAAGTAGCAATGATGATACATACATTTTTAGGAGAAGATTTTGACACGATAAAAGAAGCAGCGAGAGAACCTTTTTATAATTACCTGAAAACCCACATAGAGCTATTAGAAAACTTAGCAAAGAATGCTGGAATTAATGTAGATTTAAAAAAGTTCACAGAAGCAGATATGAATAGCCTTTTGCGGTTTGCCTATGAAGGTTGGCTGAAAGGAAGAACTTTGATTGGGTCAAAAACAACTTGTATGGAAATGATTGAGCGTCTAAAGAACGCTGGTGTTGATGAAGTCGCTTGTCTGATTGACTTCAATGATAATTTTGATGATGTAATGACAAGCTTACCTTATCTAAAAGATTTGAAGAATATGTGTAATCTTGAAAAAGAAAAAATGATGTCACTATCTTAA
- a CDS encoding type I polyketide synthase, translating into MSTYLECNFNGLEIAIIGMTGRFPGAKNIEKFWQNLRDGIESIFSLSDEELKSSGIDIININDNYVKAAAILEEIELFDASFFGFNPREAEVIDPQQRIFLECAWSALENAGYDSKQYQGSIGVYAGTGISNYLINLYSNQNIRNSIDPQQLIFANDKDFLTTRVSYKLELEGPSVDVQTACSTSLVAVHLACRSLLSGECDIALAGGVAINPSQKSGYSYQEGGILSPDGHCRAFDAKGRGTVFGSGVGIVVLKRLEDALADGDCIHAVIKGSAINNDGALKVSYTAPRIDTQAKVIRTAQTIAEVDPETITYIEAHGTGTSLGDPIEIAALTQAFRAGTQKKGFCAIGSVKTNIGHLDTTAGVTGLIKTVLALKNKQIPPSLHFQQPNPQIDFDNSPFYVNTTLSEWKTNATPRRAGVSSFGIGGTNAHVILEEAPPTQPSGLSRPWQLLLLSAKTESALETATKNLVTHLKQHPELNLADIAYTLQVGRRAFEHRCMLVCQDYEDAVTVLENLDSQRTFTHFQEPCNRQIVFMFPGQGSQYVNMGRDLYESEPVFRTHIDDCCEILKSHLGIDLRTILYPDEGKKEVATPQLQQTQITQPALFVIEYALAQLWIAWGISPVAMIGHSIGEYVAACLAGVFSLEDALTLVATRGRLMQQIPSGAMLSVALSEKAIKSYLDENLSLAAINAPSLCVVSGSEESIDQLQQELQSAGVSCRRLYTNHAFHSQMMDSILEVFTEQIKKVNLNPPKIPFISNLTGTWISTSEATNPSYWTRHLRHTVRFAMGIAELIKDSKQVLLEVGPGRTLNTFAKQQTDDAIVLSSMRHPKDQQSDVAFLLNTLGRLWLAGVQVDWYYFYSQEQRHRIPLPTYPFERQRYWIEAPSEFTPVNTSQELLGRKPNIADWFYTPSWERDIPLEYIDAQKQEKQKACWLIFIDTDGIGSQIAERLKQEDQDFITISVGQQFSQLSSHAYTINPQKQDDYDALLQALRLQDLTPNLIAHLWGITLNAKPQSNKLNEDTPSIADFENYQFLSFYSLLFLAQALGKHNITTPIQITVVTNKMQDVIGDEQMCPEKATVLGPCIVIPQEYPNIVCRSIDVVIPELKTWQADKLVNQLIAELKTLPNNLIIAYRGGNRWIQTFKAVCLDKAIKERTRLKKEGIYLIAGDLIEGLGLVFAEYLAQAIQAKLILIENSNLPEKNEWEQWLTTHNEQDNVSSGIRKIQALEKSGIEFLIMKADMANEKQMLAAINQAYKHFGVIHGVFYVPEIAAKSANLMQDICQADCELQFKSKVCELLVLDEVLQGKKIDFCLVQSSLSTILGGLGLVAYSAAYHFIDTFVRQKNQTSSIPWFTINRQAFHSSSEQEQEVALTELAMTPKEVWESFELVLSMGSTGQVVVSTGDLQARLEQAFRYKSLQELDNYNQSLQADSLKSYSRPRLQTTYIAPSNEIEQRIANVWQEILGVEQIGVHDNFFELGGHSLLAVQVTSRLREIFQVELPLQTILFDAPTVAGLANVISARQPQQEDTQEIAALLQEIKSLSLEEIQQEIATDS; encoded by the coding sequence ATGAGTACTTATCTAGAGTGCAATTTTAATGGCTTAGAAATAGCAATTATTGGCATGACAGGTCGTTTTCCTGGTGCCAAAAATATTGAGAAATTTTGGCAAAATCTACGTGATGGTATAGAATCTATATTCTCTTTGTCAGATGAAGAACTCAAATCTTCAGGAATAGACATTATCAATATAAATGATAATTATGTTAAAGCGGCAGCTATATTAGAAGAAATAGAACTATTTGATGCTTCCTTTTTTGGATTCAATCCCAGAGAAGCTGAAGTTATCGATCCTCAACAGCGTATTTTCTTGGAATGTGCTTGGTCAGCTTTAGAAAATGCTGGATATGATTCTAAACAGTATCAAGGTTCGATTGGAGTTTATGCTGGTACAGGAATTAGTAATTATTTAATTAATCTTTATTCCAATCAGAATATCAGAAATTCTATTGATCCTCAACAGCTTATTTTTGCAAATGACAAAGATTTCCTCACAACAAGAGTATCTTATAAATTAGAGCTAGAAGGTCCTTCTGTAGATGTTCAAACGGCCTGTTCAACTTCATTAGTCGCTGTACATTTAGCCTGCCGAAGTTTACTGAGTGGGGAATGTGATATTGCCTTAGCTGGTGGTGTTGCAATCAACCCATCACAAAAATCTGGATATTCTTATCAAGAAGGTGGGATTTTATCTCCAGATGGTCATTGCCGTGCCTTTGATGCTAAAGGGCGAGGAACTGTTTTTGGTAGTGGTGTAGGCATTGTAGTTTTAAAGCGATTAGAAGATGCTCTGGCTGATGGAGATTGCATCCATGCTGTCATAAAAGGTTCAGCTATTAATAACGACGGCGCTCTCAAAGTTAGCTACACAGCACCTCGTATCGATACCCAAGCAAAGGTAATTAGAACAGCTCAAACAATTGCTGAAGTTGACCCAGAGACTATTACCTACATTGAGGCACACGGAACAGGAACATCTTTAGGAGATCCGATTGAAATTGCAGCACTAACGCAAGCTTTTCGTGCGGGCACTCAGAAGAAAGGATTCTGTGCTATTGGTTCTGTCAAGACAAATATTGGACACCTTGATACTACAGCAGGTGTTACAGGCTTAATCAAAACAGTTTTAGCCCTTAAAAACAAGCAAATACCACCGAGCTTGCATTTTCAGCAGCCCAATCCTCAGATTGATTTCGATAACAGTCCTTTTTACGTTAATACAACACTTTCAGAGTGGAAAACTAACGCCACTCCCCGCCGTGCTGGAGTAAGTTCATTCGGTATTGGTGGAACCAATGCTCATGTGATTCTAGAAGAAGCTCCACCTACTCAACCTTCTGGTCTTTCTCGCCCTTGGCAGTTGTTATTACTTTCTGCGAAAACTGAATCAGCATTAGAAACTGCCACCAAAAATCTAGTTACTCATCTCAAACAGCATCCTGAGTTAAACTTGGCTGATATTGCATATACTCTACAGGTTGGTCGGCGAGCATTTGAGCATCGTTGTATGCTAGTGTGCCAGGATTATGAGGATGCGGTTACAGTTCTGGAAAATTTAGATTCACAAAGAACATTTACCCACTTCCAAGAACCTTGCAATAGACAAATTGTGTTTATGTTTCCTGGTCAAGGTTCACAGTATGTAAACATGGGAAGAGATTTATATGAGAGTGAGCCAGTATTTCGGACACATATAGACGATTGCTGTGAAATCCTCAAATCTCATCTTGGTATTGACTTACGCACAATCTTATATCCAGATGAAGGGAAGAAAGAAGTTGCGACACCACAACTGCAACAAACTCAGATTACTCAGCCTGCTCTGTTTGTAATTGAGTATGCCCTAGCTCAGTTGTGGATAGCGTGGGGTATATCTCCTGTGGCAATGATTGGTCATAGTATTGGAGAGTATGTAGCTGCTTGTTTGGCGGGTGTGTTTTCTCTAGAAGATGCTCTCACTCTGGTTGCTACTCGTGGACGACTCATGCAACAGATTCCATCTGGTGCCATGCTTTCGGTTGCACTTTCTGAGAAAGCAATAAAATCTTATCTTGATGAAAATCTTTCTCTGGCGGCAATTAATGCACCTTCTTTGTGTGTGGTATCAGGTTCGGAAGAATCAATAGACCAATTGCAACAAGAACTACAATCCGCAGGTGTCAGTTGTAGACGTTTGTATACGAACCATGCCTTTCATTCCCAAATGATGGATTCTATTTTGGAAGTATTTACTGAGCAAATTAAAAAAGTTAATTTAAATCCTCCTAAAATTCCTTTTATCTCCAACCTTACAGGAACATGGATTAGCACATCTGAAGCAACTAATCCCAGCTATTGGACAAGGCACTTAAGGCACACAGTACGCTTTGCTATGGGTATTGCTGAGTTGATTAAAGATTCAAAGCAAGTATTATTGGAAGTTGGTCCAGGTAGAACATTAAATACTTTTGCCAAACAACAAACTGATGATGCAATAGTTTTGAGTTCAATGCGTCATCCAAAAGACCAACAGTCGGACGTAGCGTTTTTACTAAACACCTTAGGCAGACTCTGGCTAGCAGGGGTACAGGTAGATTGGTATTACTTTTATAGTCAGGAACAACGTCACCGTATTCCATTACCTACCTATCCATTTGAGAGACAAAGATACTGGATAGAAGCACCATCGGAATTTACCCCTGTAAATACATCTCAAGAATTGTTAGGCAGAAAGCCGAATATTGCTGATTGGTTCTATACTCCTTCTTGGGAACGAGATATACCACTTGAGTATATTGATGCTCAAAAACAAGAAAAGCAAAAAGCCTGCTGGTTAATTTTTATTGATACTGATGGAATAGGTTCACAAATTGCCGAACGACTAAAACAAGAAGATCAAGATTTCATCACTATAAGTGTGGGTCAACAATTCAGCCAACTTAGTTCTCATGCATATACCATTAATCCCCAAAAACAAGATGACTATGACGCTTTGCTTCAAGCTCTTCGTTTGCAAGATTTAACTCCAAATCTAATTGCTCATTTGTGGGGCATTACATTGAATGCTAAACCACAAAGCAATAAGCTAAACGAAGACACGCCAAGCATTGCAGATTTTGAGAATTATCAGTTTCTGTCATTTTATAGTTTGCTATTCTTAGCACAAGCACTTGGAAAACATAATATTACTACTCCTATCCAAATCACTGTTGTCACTAACAAGATGCAAGATGTTATTGGTGACGAACAAATGTGTCCAGAAAAAGCGACTGTCTTAGGACCATGTATAGTGATTCCACAGGAGTATCCGAATATCGTCTGCCGTAGCATTGATGTTGTTATCCCAGAATTAAAAACATGGCAAGCTGATAAGTTAGTAAACCAGCTAATAGCAGAATTAAAAACACTACCAAATAACCTAATTATTGCCTATCGCGGTGGTAATCGATGGATTCAAACCTTTAAGGCTGTTTGCTTGGATAAAGCCATTAAAGAAAGAACACGATTAAAAAAAGAGGGAATATACTTAATCGCAGGTGATTTAATAGAAGGTCTAGGTTTAGTTTTTGCGGAGTATCTAGCTCAGGCAATACAAGCTAAACTAATTTTAATTGAAAATTCAAATCTGCCCGAAAAAAATGAGTGGGAACAATGGTTAACAACTCATAATGAACAGGATAATGTTAGTTCTGGCATTAGAAAAATACAAGCTTTAGAGAAATCAGGAATAGAATTTCTCATAATGAAAGCTGATATGGCTAATGAAAAACAAATGTTGGCAGCGATAAATCAAGCATATAAGCATTTTGGTGTAATTCATGGAGTGTTTTATGTACCAGAAATTGCTGCTAAGTCAGCTAACTTAATGCAAGATATATGCCAAGCTGACTGTGAGTTACAATTTAAATCAAAAGTGTGTGAATTATTGGTATTAGACGAAGTTTTGCAAGGAAAAAAAATTGATTTTTGTCTTGTACAATCCTCTCTATCAACAATTTTAGGAGGATTAGGTTTAGTTGCTTATTCAGCAGCCTATCATTTCATCGATACCTTTGTTCGCCAAAAAAACCAAACTAGCTCTATTCCTTGGTTTACTATTAATAGACAAGCATTTCACTCTAGTTCAGAACAAGAACAGGAAGTTGCATTAACAGAATTGGCAATGACGCCAAAAGAAGTCTGGGAATCTTTTGAGCTAGTTTTATCTATGGGTTCGACAGGACAAGTAGTCGTGTCAACAGGAGATTTACAAGCTAGGCTTGAACAAGCATTTAGATATAAATCTCTCCAAGAGCTAGATAATTATAATCAATCTCTGCAAGCGGATTCTTTAAAGTCTTACTCCAGACCGAGATTACAAACAACGTACATAGCTCCTAGCAATGAGATTGAACAAAGAATAGCAAACGTTTGGCAAGAGATTCTTGGTGTTGAGCAGATTGGTGTTCATGATAATTTCTTTGAGTTGGGAGGACACTCATTGCTAGCTGTTCAGGTTACTTCTCGTCTGCGAGAGATTTTTCAAGTGGAATTACCCCTACAAACTATTCTTTTTGATGCTCCTACTGTAGCTGGACTTGCTAACGTCATTAGTGCCCGTCAACCGCAGCAAGAAGACACCCAAGAAATTGCAGCTTTATTACAAGAAATAAAAAGTCTTTCGCTAGAAGAAATTCAACAAGAGATAGCGACAGATTCTTAG